GGCGGCCTCGGAAGCACCGGGTTGAACACGGGTAGCAGCGGCGTGATCACCAGCACTCTGCTGCCTGGCCCGGGCAACCTGCCCCTAAACCTCTTCACCAGCAACGCCGGCAGCGGCCTCGGCAGCTCGCTTCCCGGCGTGAGTGGTGGATCGGGTGGCGGGGGCCTGACGGGCAACGGAGGAACCGGTCCTAAGCAGGCAGCCCCGCACGCAGCAGCGTCGGGCGCGCATCATCGCCTGGCCTTCACCGGGCTCGACACCCCGATGCTCCTCGGCATCGCGGTGCTGCTGCTCACCGCCGGCACGGGGATCATCTGGTTGGTCCGCCGGCCCCGGGCAGCGGGACTCGCCTAAGCAGTTAGGCCCGAAATCTGCGGGCGCTGGGGAGCCGGGTGTACCGGCTCCCCGGTGACCGCGGAGGATTCATGACCTCCATCCATCTTTCTGGCGAGGCCTCGTTTTCGACCTTTAACATTCGGCGTCGTGGCCAGACGACGCCGGCGGTCGAAGGCGGGGCCTCCCAACGCGCCCGGACTGAACGGGGTCGAGGAGCTGCGGGGCGAGCTCGAATCGTTGAAGGCGGAGCTGAGCAGCGCCCAGGCAGAGGCGTCGGAGCGCGAGCAGTCGCCGCGTCGCAGCCGGCGGCGCGTCGCGATCGCAGCGGGCATGGTCACGGCAGGGGCGGGGGTGACGGCCGGTGTTCTCCTATCGGAGCAGGGCTCGCAATCGCGCGTGGCCGCTCCGGTCACCGCGGCGCCGTCCACGCACTCCTCCGCTCCCAGGACCCAGCCGACCGCGCCGGCTCCGACATCACCAGCCACGACGCCCATCACCACACCTCCCGCCACGACCGTCCCCTCGCCGGCGCCTGGGAACACGGCAGGCGGTCTGGTCATCGTGCAGCCCGGGCAGAGCTTCTGGTCGATCGCCCAGGCGGTGGAGACACAGTCGTCGGGGCGGGTGGCCACCACGGCAGAGGTGACCCGGTACTGGCTGGCGGTCGTCGCCGCGAACGCCTCGCGGTTGCCGCGACCCGGCGATCCGAACCTCCTTTACATCGGCCAGAGGATTCTTCTTCCTCCGATCTAGACCCGGATGTCCGAAGTGCGTCGCGGCACTTGGCCCATATTTGACGATCAGTGGAGCGCAACTTTGTTGTGCGCCGCTATCGTCCGACGTCCCTAGTAGGACTAGTAGGAATAGAAATGCGCCCGCTCAGTCACAGAACCTCGACTTCTGAACTAGACACCGCACGCCGGTTGGTGACGAGGGCTGAGAGGCGCGCGCTCGAGACGGCCGAGCGACTCCGCCAGCACGCGGAGGAGGTCCTTCGCGCCGCGGAGTCCCGGGTCATGGAAGCGCAGGAGAAGGCTGAACGTGCGGTAGCAGCGGAGGTCGAAGCTGCAAAGCGCGATGCTGAGGAAGCTCGCCGCCGCGCTGCTGGTGCCGAAGGCGCTCTCGCCGAGGCACAGAACGAGCTGGCGAGGGCACACGGCCAGCTCGGGAACCTTGCCGCTCTGGTGGCCACAAACGACGTTCCTGACGGGGAGACCCAACAGGCGAGAGAAGGGGAGGGTCCGCACGGGCCCGGGTCGGAGAAAATGAACAGCGACAATGACCAAGGGGGCGGCGCCGGGTCGTCGACCGACCCCAACAGGCAGCAGGGGTTCATCGGCGGGGTCGAGGAGATCTCGAAGAGCCTCGCCGAATTGCTGTCCCGGGTTTCGGAGGACTCTCGCCTACTGACCGAGGCGGCGAGCAAAGAGGGGGAGCGGCTGCGGTCGGCCGCTGAAGCCGAAGCCGAAACCACCCGACGGGAAACCGAGGAACTGCTCGCGTCTGCTCGCGCAGAAGCCGAGAAGATTCGTCACGGGGCGCGCGAAGAAGCCGAAGGGGAACGGAACGCAGCTCGCCGGGCGCGCGAAGAGGCCGAGCGTGAGAGGGACGCGGCCGCCGCTGACCGCCGTGAAGCACAGCGCCTGCTCGAAGAGGCGCGCGATCAATCGACCCGAATGGTGACGGACGTGCAGGAGGAGTGCAACCGGCTCATGGAGGCCGCTCGGGCGGCTGCCGACGCCGAGTTCGGGGGACTGAGACGCGAGTTCGAAACCCACGTCCTCGCTTTACGTGACGCTCTCGGAGTCGCCAGGGACACGCTGGATCGTTTCATCCAGGCCGGCGGGTCCACCGGTCCGGTCGACTGACCTCCCGAGGACGTCGGAATGAACGGCGGCGGGCCAGGGGCCCCGCAGCCTGAAATCCACCAGGAGCAAGCTCCAGAGGTCTCGGATCTGCACGCGGCCCTCGACCGGCTGCGCGCCCGAATCGAGGAGGTTTCCGCCTGGGCGGAAAGCGCTTCGCTTTCGACGCCCACCGGCGGCGGGGAAGGCGAGGCCGAGGCACCACAGGTCATCGAGGAGACCGCCGCGCAGGGGCCTCTCGACGTCCTGCGGAGTATGGCGAAGTCCGGCGCGGTGGCGGGCGGAGTCTTCAGCACCGGCAACGAGATCATCGACCTGACCGCGTCCGGAGACCGTGCGCAGGTGCAAGAATCCGGCCTGGTGGCATTGCTGAACCTTGTTCCATCAGACACCGTGCTCGAGGTACGCACGACGAACTCGGAGCTGAGGGCCGCCCGAATCGGCGGTGACGCCTTCGCGGTCGAACTGGCGCAGGGCGCCGAGCAAGAGGTCGACGAATGGCTAAGTTCGCTGCTTCCGTCAAGGAAAGCCTGAGCGGAGGACGGTTGCCAGAATTGTTTGCCACCATCGGCGCGATCGTCGCGGTGGCGATGGCCCTGGCCTGGAGAGTCCGTTTTCGGCCCGGGCGCCTCGATCTGGTCGGACCGGCCGCTGTGGATCCGGAGCCGGACATCCAGCAGCCGCAGCCGGCACCGGAGGCCCCGCTTCCCCCGTCGGCGTTTCTGTCCGCAGTCGAAGAAGCCCTCGGCCAAACGGTCGTGTCACTCCGGCTGCGGACCCCCTCGGACGTCTTCAAGCTGGAACCACCTACCCGGCGCGCCTGATCGCCCGAGCAGCCCGGTGTCGCCTTGGTCCGCGGCACCGCTCCAGGACCCGGAGGCGTGGCCTGGGTTGAGTGCTCGCTCCGTCTAGCCTGGTCCCGGGTCTGCAAATCGCGCTTGTAGAGGAGGCCGGTCCCGATTTACGTGGATGTCCTTTTTTTCAGCCGGGCTTCGTAGATCGGAGATCGTCATTGTTGGCAAGCGGCCAGCTGGCAAGTCATGATTTACACCCATGGGGCGCAAATGGGGTCTTGCTTCGCGCACAGCCGAACCATGCGCGGTCTAGGCCCGTGGCCGTCCCCCTAGCTCGCCCCTCCGGGCAGAGCGTCGCGGCGGTCCTCCGCCGTTCCGCGCGCGCGATACAGATCCTTCTCGGGGCGGCGATCATTGTCGCCGGCATAACCGCTTACGCGGCCGCCGGCGTCCTCCATCCCCGGGTCGACCGCTTGAACTCCGCCGTAGCCGGGCTGAACCAGGCACGGACCGGGCTCGAACAGGAGCGGTTCGCGCTCACCCAATACCTGACGACGGGTGACCGCGGGAGCCTCGCTGCGTACACGCAGGCAAAGGCTCAGGTCGCCAACGGTGATGCGCAGGTGTTGCGCTCAGGCCTTGGTGGTCACGACGTTCTCACCAAGCTTGTTGCGGTTCGCTCGGCCGAGCAGGCCTGGACCGCAGGGTGGGCGAACCAGCTCGTGGCGGGGACGGAACCTGGCACGACGGGAGTTGCCGCGTTCGAGGCTCAGGGCAGCCAGTTGTTTTCGTCTTATCTGACCGCCTCATCCCAAGCCGTGGCCGATCTCGGAGCGAAAGCTCAAACCGCCTCGAATGACCTCCGGGAAGCCGTGATAGCGGGGCTCGCCGGCATGGCGGTTCTCGCAGTCGCAAGCGGGTTCCTCGCTGCCGATCACCGTCGTTTGGTCGCGAACGGGTTCCGGAGGGGCGTCCAACCGCTGGTCGATGCCGCCCGCAGGATCGAGTCAGGAGACCCCGCCAACGTCGACTCCATCACGGTTCCGGCTGAGATGGAGGACCTGGCTCGGGTTGTCTTCGGACTGGCGCACGAGTTGGAAACCTTGAGAGAGGCGGCCGACGCCGGCGCCGCCCAGGCCGACGCCCGGGCGAGGAAGCTGTTGCAGGTGCTCGATCTGACCCGGGCGATCGGTGGCAACTTGAGCCTCCGCCCGGTGATGGATTCCGTCGCTTCGGCCGCGTTGAAACTGAGTGGCGCGTCGCGAGCGGTCCTTTGGATATCGGACGACGGTGAGCTCAGACCTTCCGCTGACACCGGCGGGGGTCCTCCGGTGAACGGGTCGGAACCGCCGGATGCGGTTGTTCAAGCCGCGACGTACGGGCGGTCGAGCCGTTCGGGAATGGACGAAGCGCTCGGCCCCCGCGCGGGCCAGCAGGTTGTAGACCTCCGAGAAACGGGATCTGCCTACGCGGCAGTGGCGACGGTCCTTCCTCGGCTCGCGGTGCCGATGACGTTCACGGGAAGGGTTGTCGGTGTGATCGAGCTTCGGGGAGGGTCGATAGGCCAGCTGTCGCCGGACGACGTCGAACTCGTGGAGACGCTCGCGTCCCACGGAGCAAGCGCGATCGAAGCCGCGCGAGCACACGGGGTGACCGAGTCACTGAGCATGACCGACCCCCTCACCAGGCTCCCGAACCGGCGGCAACTGGAACACGACCTGGCTACCGAGACCGAACGCGCCCGCCGCTACCGACGCTCGTCCGCTCTGATCATGCTGGATGTCGACGGCTTCAAAGCCTTCAACGACAGGTATGGTCACCAGGCCGGCGACCAGGTCCTCGCCCAGTTCGGCGAGCTGCTCGCCGACTCGGTCCGGGCGAGCGATTCGGCCTATCGCTACGGAGGTGAGGAGTTCGCCGTTCTGGTGCGTGAAGCGTCAGTCGCTGCTGCGGTGGACCTTGCCGAGCGACTGCGGCAAAAGGTGGCTGAGAGGTTTTCGGTGCTGCCGCCCGACGCGCCGGTTACTGCCTCGTTCGGTGTGGTCGGCGTGGAACAGGTCGAACCCGAACCCGCCGCGCTGATCAGGGCCGCGGACGAGGCGCTGTACGCCGCGAAGGAACGCGGTCGCAACCGGGTCGTCGCGTTCAAGTGATTCCCGAGCCGGCCCCCATCCTCGATTGAACCGTTCCCCTCATTGATCAGCCCCAAAGGTGCCGGGTAAGGCCGGACGCACGTGCGACCGGCCGGCTAACAGCGACACGAAGCGATTCCTCGGGACCGACGATCGTCAGACTTCGTCTGGCTCGGGTAACTGCGGTGTAAAGAAGTTCCCGGGTGAGCAGAGGGGACTCTGGCGGGGGAAGCACCAGGGCAGCCTGCTCGAACTCCGACCCCTGGGACTTGTGGACTGTCGTCGCGAAGATCGTCTCGACCGATGAGAGTCTCGAGGGGCCGACAGTGACGGTCGACTCGCCGCGGGGGAAAACCACGCCGAGACTCCCGTCGGCGCGCACTACCGCGGCGCCGGTGTCGCCGTTGAACAGACGGAGGCTGTAGTCGTTCACCGTCATCATGACCGGTCGTCCGGGATACCAGACAGGGTCCGGGTCGAACCCTTCTACTTCCTGCGCCAACCAGGTTTCGACGAGTTGTGTCCAGACTTCGACACCACCGGCGCCCCGGCGATGCGCGCAGAGGAGCCTGAATTTTGCCAAGGCCTCGAGAGCGCCTGCAGCGTCGGAGGCGGACGCCGCGCTGAAGAGGGTCCGTCCCGCGCTGACCGCCATCTCACGGACCGGGCCGATCTCGTCGGGGATCCTGCCGTTCTCGATCGCGTCGGCGATGTCGAGATCGACCCACCTCAGCGTCGTGCCTGCGTTGTTCAACACCGAAACCGCTGCGTCGGCCTCGCCTTTGCGGATCGCCGACGCGAATTCCGAAAGGTGCCCGGTGAAACGGAAATTCGATCGGAGCATCACTATCCCATCGGCCACGGAGGAGGCCGGGCCGAGATCGCTGGACGCGCGCGGTGTCACACCGGTCAACCTTGCCGCGATCTCGGACCCCTGCTTCGACATCCGAATCTCATTCGCTGCCGGACCAACGATGTCACCCAGGACCGCGCCGGCCTCGACCGACGCCAGCTGTTCAGGGTCGCCGACGAGAATGACCGCCGCGTCAGGTCGAACTGCCTCGAGCAACCTCGCCATGAGCGACAGCGAGACCATCGATGTCTCGTCGACGATGACCACGTCGTGAGGGAGACGGCGGTTCCGATCGTGGCGGAAGCGGCTGGAGCTGTCGGGGCGCCTTCGCAGCAAGCGGTGAATGGTGAGTCCTTCGGCGGCACGAAGGCGGTCTCGTATTGCGTCGGTCAAGTCAAGACGTGACGCGGATTCCCTCACTGCTTCCTCCATGCGAGCAGCGGCTTTCCCGGTCGGAGCTGCAAGCGCAATCAACGGATAGGCGCGTCCGAATGACTCGGCTTGCTGATGAAGCAACGCGATGACCCGAGCGACGGTCGTCGTCTTCCCGGTTCCCGGGCCTCCCGCGATGACGGAGAACTTTCGTAGAGCGGCCACGGCTCCCGCCCATCGTTGTTCTGTCGACGATTCATTTCCGAAGAGCCGCCGGATACCTTCCTGCAGCGCAGGTTCGTCGACTGCGCCCATGCCGAAGGCGCAACGGCGAAGGATATCGTCAGCGACGAAGCACTCGTCACGCCAGTAGCGATCCAGATAGAGAGCATCATCGACGAGACGCAACGGCCGGTCGCCAAAGCCGTTCGGTCCGACGGCGACGAGCGGGCTTGCAGCGACCGCTTCCAGCCAGCTCTCCTCCTCTGGCCAGTCAAGTGATTCGATCGACGCGCGATCTTCGACGTCGGCGATCACCGTCGAGCGGATCCCGCGCAAGCCGGTTCGCACGTGCCCGAACCGCGGGCCGCGAACAGTGAGAGCTGCGGCAAGGATGACGCTCTCGTCGGTCTCGCCGCCGAGCTTTGCCAGGCGTGCCGCCACGTGAACGTCGGCAGGCGCGACAACTCCTGCGACGTTGAACTCGGCTAGCAGGCCGCCGACATTGAGTACGACGTCGACGGCGAAGGGGTCCCGGCTGCCGGCTTCGGCAAGGATCATCGGGCTCCTCCCCCGGCGTCCGCCAGGTCAAAAAGCTCGGACAGCTCGATTACAAGTGCCGCGGGAGGCTTCCACGAGAACACTCCGCACGTTTGGTCGCCTAGCACCGGGCAGTCACTGCCGGTCATCCCGCGCAGGAAAAGGTAAAGGACACCGCCCA
The genomic region above belongs to Acidimicrobiales bacterium and contains:
- a CDS encoding sensor domain-containing diguanylate cyclase, whose translation is MAVPLARPSGQSVAAVLRRSARAIQILLGAAIIVAGITAYAAAGVLHPRVDRLNSAVAGLNQARTGLEQERFALTQYLTTGDRGSLAAYTQAKAQVANGDAQVLRSGLGGHDVLTKLVAVRSAEQAWTAGWANQLVAGTEPGTTGVAAFEAQGSQLFSSYLTASSQAVADLGAKAQTASNDLREAVIAGLAGMAVLAVASGFLAADHRRLVANGFRRGVQPLVDAARRIESGDPANVDSITVPAEMEDLARVVFGLAHELETLREAADAGAAQADARARKLLQVLDLTRAIGGNLSLRPVMDSVASAALKLSGASRAVLWISDDGELRPSADTGGGPPVNGSEPPDAVVQAATYGRSSRSGMDEALGPRAGQQVVDLRETGSAYAAVATVLPRLAVPMTFTGRVVGVIELRGGSIGQLSPDDVELVETLASHGASAIEAARAHGVTESLSMTDPLTRLPNRRQLEHDLATETERARRYRRSSALIMLDVDGFKAFNDRYGHQAGDQVLAQFGELLADSVRASDSAYRYGGEEFAVLVREASVAAAVDLAERLRQKVAERFSVLPPDAPVTASFGVVGVEQVEPEPAALIRAADEALYAAKERGRNRVVAFK
- the recD gene encoding exodeoxyribonuclease V subunit alpha, with product MILAEAGSRDPFAVDVVLNVGGLLAEFNVAGVVAPADVHVAARLAKLGGETDESVILAAALTVRGPRFGHVRTGLRGIRSTVIADVEDRASIESLDWPEEESWLEAVAASPLVAVGPNGFGDRPLRLVDDALYLDRYWRDECFVADDILRRCAFGMGAVDEPALQEGIRRLFGNESSTEQRWAGAVAALRKFSVIAGGPGTGKTTTVARVIALLHQQAESFGRAYPLIALAAPTGKAAARMEEAVRESASRLDLTDAIRDRLRAAEGLTIHRLLRRRPDSSSRFRHDRNRRLPHDVVIVDETSMVSLSLMARLLEAVRPDAAVILVGDPEQLASVEAGAVLGDIVGPAANEIRMSKQGSEIAARLTGVTPRASSDLGPASSVADGIVMLRSNFRFTGHLSEFASAIRKGEADAAVSVLNNAGTTLRWVDLDIADAIENGRIPDEIGPVREMAVSAGRTLFSAASASDAAGALEALAKFRLLCAHRRGAGGVEVWTQLVETWLAQEVEGFDPDPVWYPGRPVMMTVNDYSLRLFNGDTGAAVVRADGSLGVVFPRGESTVTVGPSRLSSVETIFATTVHKSQGSEFEQAALVLPPPESPLLTRELLYTAVTRARRSLTIVGPEESLRVAVSRPVARASGLTRHLWG